GTGACTGGACGAAGGGGGCGCTGGCACGTACCTCGGGATGTTTCGCCGCCTGGGCTGCAACCTGCGGCCAGTCGGGCAGACCGCCGTCCATGCCGGTAATCTGGATATGCGATGCAACCCCGAGGATGCGGGTGCGCAACTCCTTCTGAAAACCGTTCATTACCGACAGCACGACGATCAGCGCGGCAACCCCGAGGCCGATCCCGAGCATCGAAATCAGCGAAATGAAGGAAATGAAATGATTACGGCGCTTGGCGCGGGTATAGCGCAGGCCGATCAAGAGTTCGTAAGGCAGAGCCATGCGGCGGCGGGAGCAAAAAAAACGCTATGGTACACTCATTGGCCGAAGCGCTCCGGGCTGGCTGCCGCCGGCTCTCAACTGTTGCCGAAAAAGCAGTCAGCACATCGGCCGCGCTCACCTGTCTCACCGCATCCGACTTTCCCTGGTTACGTACCGTGTCATCCAACACCCCCGCCCGCCTGACCCTGATTGTTCCCGAGCTGCTCTGGCCCGAGCCGGCCGACCAGATGGCTTACGCCGGGCTGGAACGGGCTACCGCTGCCGGCTGGCTGCTCGCCCGCAGCCCCCTCGATCACGGCCCGCGCCGCTCTTTCGAAGCCGCGCTGGCGGCGGCCTTCGGCCTCGATGACCCGGCCCTGGCGGGATTCCGCCGACGCGGCGAAAGCGCCGCCCCCATGCCGCAGGCCGATCAACGCTGGCTGTGCGCCGACCCGGTCCATTTGCGCTTTCATCATGAAAGAATCGTGCTTGCCGACGCCGGCGCTTTCGCTCTCGAAATCGACGAAGCCGAGGCCATGGTCGACGACCTCAATCGCGAATTTGCCGAGGTCGGGGAATTTCACGCCGCCACCGCTCGCCGTTGGTATTTGCGCCTGAAGCAGCCGGTCAGCCACCGCAGCCAGCCGCTATCGGCCGTCGCCGGCCGCCGGGTGGACGGCGAACTGCCCGCCGAGGAAGCCGCATTGAGCCGCTGGCTCAACGAAGTGCAGATGTTCCTCCATCTTCACCCGGTCAATGAACGCCGCCAGCGCCAGGGCCAGCCGGCCATCAACAGCCTCTGGCTGTGGGGCGACGGCAGCCAGCAGACGCCGCCGCAGGGCCGTTTCGACCGCGTCTGGTGCGCCAGCGACAGTTCGCCGCTGGCCGCCGGCCTGGCCCAAGCCGCCGGCTGCCCGGTGGGAACCGACTTGCCCGAACCGGAGCAACTGATCGAGCACGCCCGCCGGGGTGAGCGCCAATTGCTGGTGCTCGATACGCTGCTGGCGCCGGTGCTTTACGAAAACAGCGAAGAGTGGAACCAGGCCTGGCACCAGCTCGATCGGCAGTGGTTTGCCACCGTCCGCACCCAGCTGGGCAAGGCTTTCTCTACGGTCGACCTGCTCGCCCCGACCATTTTCGGCGAACTGCGCTGGCATTTCAGTGGCGGCGAACGCTGGAAATTCTGGTCCGGCAGTCGCGATCTCGGCGCCCTGGCCCGCCAGTTGGCCGGACCGGAGATCGCGGCACGCTGAGATTCCAGCCACCCGCTTGCTTTCCCCTCTGTTTTACCCGTCCGTTGCAGCAGCTGCCCCCCTCGTTTTGCTTCATCACCCGCAAGGATCGCCGTGACCCGACTTGTCACCCGTAACAGCCCGCCGCGCACTGCCTGGCAACTCGAACAACAAGGCGTGCCGCCGCTGCTCGCCCGCCTCTATGCCGCACGTGGCGTCAGCGACCGCAGCGAGCTCGATTACGAACTCAAGTCGCTGCTGCCACCGGCCACGCTGACCCATGCCACCGATGCTGCCGTGCTGCTGGCCGACGCGATCGAAGCCGAAGCCAGGCTACTGATCGTCGGCGATTACGATTGCGACGGCGCCACGGCCACCGCCGTCGGCATGCGCGGTCTGCGCCTGCTCGGCGCCGAAGTCGATTTCCTGGTCCCGGACCGCTTCAAGTTCGGCTACGGACTGTCGCCGGAAATCGTCGACCTTGCCGCCGAGCAATCACCGGACATGATCGTCACCGTCGATAACGGCATCGCCAGCCTCGCCGGCGTCGCCCGCGCCCAGGAACTGGGCATGGCGGTGCTGATCACCGACCACCACTTGCCCGGCGATGAATTGCCGACTGCCGACTGCATCGTCAACCCCAACCAGCCCGGCTGCGACTTTCCCTCCAAGTGCATCGCCGGGGTCGGCGTGATGTTCTACGTGATGCTCGCGCTGCGCGCCGAACTGCGCACACGCGGCTGGTTTGCCGAGCGCCCTGAACCCAATTTCGCCAGCCTGCTCGACCTGGTTGCGCTCGGCACCGTGGCCGACGTGGTCAAGCTCGACCGCAACAACCGCATCCTGGTCAGCCAGGGCCTCAAGCGCATGCGCGCCGGCCAGATGCAGCCGGGCATTGCCGCGCTGTTCAAAGCCGCTGGCCGCGATGCCGGCCGCGCCACCGCCTTTGACCTCGGCTTTCTCCTCGGCCCCCGGTTGAACGCCGCCGGCCGCCTGGCCGACATGCGCCTGGGCATCGAATGCCTGATTACGGATGATCCGGCGCGAGCGCTGAATATTGCCCAGGAACTTGACCAACTCAACCGCGAACGCCGCGAAATCGAATCGGGCATGCAGGAACAGGCACTGATCCTGCTTGAACGCCTGGACCCCGACGATCCGGCTCCCGGCATCGCGCTGTTCGACCCGGACTGGCACGAAGGCGTGGTCGGCATCCTCGCCTCGCGGATCAAGGAAAAACTGCACCGCCCGGTGTTTGCCTTTGCCCGTGGCGAGGGCGGCATCGTCAAGGGCTCGGGCCGTTCGATTCCCGGCCTGCACCTGCGCGACGCACTCGATCTCGTCGCCAAGCGCGCCCCCGGTCTGCTGCTGCGTTTTGGCGGCCATGCGATGGCGGCCGGCGCAACCCTGGCCGAAGAGGATTTCCCGCGTTTCCAGTCGCTCTTTGCCGAGATCGCCGGCGAATTGCTGGCCCCCGCCGACCTCACCCGTACCCTGGAAACCGACGGCCCGCTCGAAGGCGGCTACATTTCGCTGGAAACCGCCCGCCTGCTCGAAAATCAGGTCTGGGGCCAGGGCTTCCCGGCGCCGCTGTTCCTCGACCAGTTCGAAGTCGAGCAGCAGCGCATCCTCAAGGACAAGCACCTCAAGCTGCGACTGCGCAAGGGCAACACCCGGATCGACGCAATCCAGTTCAACTACCTGCAGCAACCCGGTGCCCAAGCCCGGATCGCCTATCGGCTGGCAATCAACGAATATCAGGGTGTCGAAAGCCCGCAACTGATGATCGAGTATCTTGAATGAACGCTCCGCGCCGCCCCAAACCGCCGGTATCCCGGGTCAAGGCCGGCCCGGCCACGGCAGCCGCCGTCCGCCCCGATCTCCCGGCCCTCGCTGCCAGCTATCAGACCGCTGCCGTGATTCCCCACTGTACCCGCTGCACCCGGCCGTGCTGCAAGCTCGATGCGCTGGTGCTCGACCTCGACTGGCGCCAGGTCAAGACCCTGTGGCGGATTGAGGAAGCCCGCCCGGACTTCGACCGCCGCCTGCGCGCCGGCCAAGGGCCGAACGAAATCCGCGAGGCTCAGGGGCGCTATTACGTGCACACCAAGCCCTGCCCGGCTTATGACCAGAATGCCGGCATCTGCCGCGTCTATGGCCAGGACATCAAGCCGGTCGGCTGTTCGGATTTTCCAGTGTATGAAGACGAAGGCGAAGTCATCGCCGATCTGCGCTGCGAGGCGGTCGATCTCGACGCGCTCTGCGAGCACCTGCGCACCGCCGCCGGCCCGGCTTACCGGCTGCAGCAGCGCGCCGACCCGGACTTTCCCTTCCTGGTCACGCTGTCGTTGAAGAAAGCCGGGACGCGCCGCCGCTAAAGGCTTTTTTGCGGTTTATCACGGTCGACCGTGATAAACCGCAAAAATCACACTACCCGCTGCCTGCTTCAGCCGCCCCCCGGATGTGCGTTGAGATAGGCTGCCAGCGCTTCGACCGGCAGCGGCCGGGCAAACAGGTAACCCTGGAATTCCTCGCACCCGAGCGCATTGAGCACCGCCTGTTGCGACGGCCGCTCGACCCCCTCGGCCACCACCCGCAAACCCAGGCTGTGCGCCAGCGAAACGATGGCGCGGGTGATCGCGGTCGCTTCGGCGTCGCCGTCGCATTCGAGAACGAAGGAACGGTCGACCTTGAGGATGTCGATGGGAAAGCGCTTGAGGTAAGCCAGCGAAGAGTAGCCGGTACCAAAGTCGTCGATCGCGATGTCCACCCCCATCGCCTTGAGTTCGTGCAGTACCGCCAGCGAGCGTTGCACGTCACCCATCAGCATCCCCTCGGTAATTTCCAGTTCGAGGTTCTGCGGCGGCAGGCCGGCCTCGTCCAGCACCGAGCGGACCAGCGCCGCCAGATCACGCTCGCGGAACAGCCGTGGCGAGATATTCACCGCCACCCGCAGGTCGAGGTGCCCAGCCTTGCGCCAGTTGGCCGCCTCGTGGCAGGCCGCGCGCAGCACGAACCAGGTCAGCTGGCCGATCAGCCCGGTTTCCTCGGCCAACGGAATGAAACGCACCGGTGAAACGCTGCCGAATTCCTCGCTATCCCAGCGCACCAGCGCCTCGAAGCCGACGGCCCGGCCCAGGGCATTGACCTTGGGCTGGTAGACCACGTACAGATCTTCGTTGCCGACCGCCTTGCGCAAGGCCGACTCGAGCGCCAGCCGGTCGCGCGCCGCCGAGTTGAGCGCCGAGGTGTAGAACTGGAACTGCCCCTTACCCAGCCGCTTGGCGTGGTTCACCGCCGCATCTGCATGACGCAGCAGGCTTTCCATTTCCTCACCATCGTCGGGAAAGACGCTGACACCAATACTGCAATCAACCTGCAGTTCATGCCCTTCCAGTTCGAAGGGTTCGGCAATCGCCGACTTCAAGCGCTGCAATACCTGCAAGCCATCGCTCTGGCCATCGTAATCGCCGAGAATCAGCACGAATTCGTCGCCGCCATAGCGGGCCACCGTATCGGTATCGCGCAGACAGGCACGCAACCGCTGGGCAATCTCGACCAGCAGGCGGTCACCCGCACCATGGCCAAGGCTGTCATTGACGAACTTGAAGTTGTCCAGGTCGATGAAGGCGACGCCGCCACGCCGCCCCTGCCGGCGGGCACGCAGGACCGCCTGATGCAGGCGATCCTGCAGCAGGTTGCGGTTGGGCAAGCCAGTCAGCGGATCGTGGGTGGCCTGGTATTCAAGCTCGCGACGCGCCCGGTAACGCTCGGTAATATCCTCGACCGTGCCTTCGTAGTACAAGGCCTCGCCGTCCTGGTCATAAACGATGTGCGCGTTTTCCGAGATCCAGATGCGGCTGCCATCGCAGCGGTACACCTCGGATTCGAAATCAACCACCCGACCGGTCGCCACAATCCGCCGCTTGAACTCCTCGCGGCGTTCCGGATCGACATATAGCCGGCGCGCAATGTCCGACAGCCCGGCAATCAGGTCAGACGCGCTGGCGTAGCCGTAGAGCCTGGCCAGCGCACGGTTGGCGGCAAGATAGGCCCCATCAATCGAGGTCTGGAACATGCCGATCACCGAATCCTCGAAAATACTGCGATACCGCAACTCGGCATCGGCCAGCTGGCGTTCACGCATGACCTGCTCGGTCACCTCTTCGATAAAGCCTTCGAGTACATGCTCGCCCGATTCGTCTGCAACCACCGTGCCGCGTTCGAGCACCCATTTTTCGCTGCCGTCACGGTGAAAAATCCGGTATTGCACGCGATAACGCCCGGATGCCTCGAGTGCGGCACAAACTGCCTGCCGCACCTTGACCCGGTCCTCCGGGTGGGTGATCGCTTCGAGCGAAGTCAGCTGGCTGTATTCCAGTTCCTCCGGCGTATAACCGGTGAGTACCCGGCAGCCATCGCTGACAAAGTGAAAGGTCCAGTTTTCGTCAATCGCCGAGCGATAGACCATCCCTTCAAGGTTATCCACCAGCACCTGCAGCACCCGCCCGGAATCGATTCTGGACCAGGCCGAACGGCGCCGCAGGCGCGGTGCAAAGGCGGGGCGACAAAGCAGCTTCCCGGCGACCATCTGTTTCTCCCAGCGATATATATTGTTCTTCATCAATTCAGGACCGGCACATCCTGATGTGCATCGAGCCAGGATTGTCCGGCATGGAGCAGGCTCTCGCCGCTGCCGTCCATCCACGAAAAGACCAGGTCGATTGCCCGTGTCGCCAGTGCAAAATACTGCTCCGGCGGCAACTCGACTCGTCCGCTCAGCAACTCCTCGCGAATCCCGAGCAACATCCGCTGTACCGCCTGCCGCGCACTTTCCGCGCGACTGCCACTTTCCCCGGCCAGTGCCGACTGCAGCAGCGACTCGGCACGGCTGACCAGAAATACCAGACGGACCCGGGCGACCGGCGAGCAACGCCCCTGGGCAGCAACTCCGGCCCCGACTGCCCGCGCCTGCCCAAGGCACTCGCTCAATGCCGGCAAGCGGCTGGCGTAGTTCCGGGCCAGCCGCTGCAAACCGGCATCGGGAAATAACGGTTCGACCCGCGCTTCGCCCACGGCGGCAAGCCACGACAGCGGCCGTTCCAGCAACTCGCTGTGGCGGGCAATGCTTTGCTCCGGGGTATGACCGGCCAGTCCGTCGCGCAGTTTCTCCCAACGGAAGCGAAATAATTGCAGTTCGTTGGGCGTCAGGCAGGGATGTGCCTGCAGGCTCTCACGCTGTGCCAATTCGCGCAGGCGGGGCAGCAATTCGTCAATCTGCCGTGCTTTTTCCTCAAGCCGCCGCTTGAAGCCAGCATCCCCTGACAACCAGGCGGAAGACATTCCCCGATGCTGCTGCAGGCTGGCGATCAGATTGAGGAGAATTTCGCAGGCGGCCAGATTGGCCGACAGCGACTGCGCGGCAAGCAGCCAGCGACGGCGCCGCTGCACCAGGAAATAGACAAGGATCAGGGCAGCAAACAGGGCAGCCATTCCCGGCATCATCCATTGCATGATCGACCTCCGTTATTCGTAATCAAAATCGTTGAGCACCACGTTCAACTGCCGTGCCAACTCATCGAGGTAACGCGACAATTCGCTGTTGGCATGCACCAGATGCTCGTTATCATCGGCCAGTCGGGCCACCTGCTCGATCGCCCGGGCAATGCTGTGGGCCGCCTCGCTTTGCTCACGAACGGCCGCCGCAATATCGCGAATCAGGATCCGGGTCTCGCCAGCACTGCCTTCGGCCGCTTGTAACTCGGCGACCGCCTCCGCCGCCGCCTGCATACTCTCGGCAGCCTCTTTCGCAGTGGCATGCATGGCCCGTTCCATCACCTCGACTTCATGCCGGACGCTCGCAATCCGCTGCCCGATTTCACCGGTAGCCTGCCCTGTCCGCTCCGCCAGCTTGCGCACCTCATCGGCCACCACGGCAAAACCGCGCCCCTGCTCTCCGGCACGTGCCGCCTCGATTGCGGCGTTGAGCGCCAGCAGATTGGTCTGCCCGGCAATTTCGGCGATCAAATCGACAATCGAAGTGATTTCCTGCGAACGCTCCCCGAGTCTTTGCGCACCGCTGGCGGTCGCGTCGACGGTAGCCGCCAGTTGCTGCAAGCCGCCGGCCAGGGTCGTCACTCGCCCGGCAGCCGCCTGAGCCTGGACGCCTGACCGTTCGGCCACAGTCGCTGCACCCTGAGCGCTGTCGCTGGTCATTCCGAGGCTGACGGTCAATTGCTCAAGCGTTGCCGAGGATGACAAAGTCACGTCCCGCTGAGCGCGGACCCCATCATCGCCGCCGCTGGCATTGGCCCGGCCCTCGCCAGCGACGCTGTGGATTTCCTGGGCCATCCGCGCCAGCCCCAGCAGCATCCCGCACAAGGACCGTGCCATGCCATCCAGCCGCTCCCCCAGAGGTGCCAGTGCCAGGCAAGCCTCGCGGTTGATCCGCTGGCTGAGGCGCCCCTCGGACAAGGCCAGGGCGAGTTGATCGATGGCCAGACAGGCCCGCTCAAAACCACGCTGCATGCGCCAGGCCAAAGCGGCGGAGAGCAGCAGCAAGATTGCCCCGGTCAACAACAGCGACCACTCGGGACTGGCCGCCCAGGGCCGTGCCGCGCCGGCCAAGGCGCCTCCGGCCACGGCCAGCGAAGCAATCAGCAGGGCCTGCCCACGCTGACGGTGCAGGCAATCAAGCAGGGCGGGCGTCAAAGGATGGGATACGGACTCCTTGCTCATCACTCTCTCCCGGACTGGCATCCAACTTAAACATGGAATGAAATCAGCAAAATCCCTGCCATCTTCGATGGTTTTTATTTTTATCGTTTAAATTCATTTTGTTAGAGAACAAACAAAGGATCCGGAAAATTTTCAACAGGGATAATTTCACGATATGGAATCGAATATTCACTAATTTGGTGCATTCCCGCAGGACTTGTTGCTGCACCGCATCATCGTTGTGCAACGCAACAGCAGCCCCGGCCCCGGCTATAATTCGCGCCATTGCAACGCTTTAGTCACGGAACGAACATGGAAGCCGAACAACTCAATGCCATCTCCAACCAGCTCGACGACCTGGCGCAGCGCGCCGCCGAGCTACGGAGGTATCTTTGACTACGATCACAAGCGCGAACGCCTGACGCTGCTGTCGAAGGAAATGGAAGATCCCAAGATCTGGGATGAGCCGAAACGCGCCCAGGACATGGGCCGAGAGAAAAAATCGCTGGAAGACATCGTCCTCGTCCTCGAAGCGGTCGATGCCGGGATCAAGGACGGCCGCGAGTTGTTCGAGATGGGCCGCGAGGAAAACGACGACGATACGCTGCACGCCGTCGAGGCCGACTGCGCCGAGATCGAAAAGAAGATTGCCACCCTCGAATTCCGCCGGATGTTCAACAACCCGGCCGACCCGTCGAACTGCTTCCTCGAAATCCAGGCCGGTGCCGGCGGTACCGAAGCCCAGGACTGGGCCTCGATGCTGTTGCGCATGTACCTGAAATTCGGCGAAAAGAAGGGGTTCACCGTGGAAGTCATGGAAGAGTCCGAAGGCGACGTCGCCGGCATCAAGAGCGCCACGGTCAAGCTGTCCGGCGACTATGCCTACGGCACCCTGCGCACCGAAACCGGCATCCACCGCCTGGTGCGCAAGTCGCCGTTTGACTCCAACGCCCGCCGCCATACCAGTTTCACCTCGGTCTTCGTCTTCCCGGAAGTCGATGAGTCGATCGAAATCGCGATCAACCCGGCCGACGTACGCACCGACACCTACCGCGCCTCTGGCGCTGGCGGTCAGCACATCAACAAGACCGATTCTGCGGTGCGTCTGACCCACATCCCGACCGGCATCGTCGTCCAGTGCCAGAACGACCGTTCGCAGCACCGCAACCGCGACGAGGCCTGGTCAATGCTGCGCGCCCGCCTCTACGAACACGAGTTGCGCAAGCAGCAGGCCGAACAGCAGAAGCTCGAAGATGCCAAGTCGGACATCGGCTGGGGTCACCAGATCCGTTCCTACGTGCTCGACCAGAGCCGGATCAAGGATCTGCGCACCAACTACGAAGTCGGCAACACCCAGGCGGTGCTCGACGGCGACCTCGATGCCTTCATCGAGGCCAGCCTGAAGCAGGGCGTCTGAGCGAACGCCCACGAAGAGAACAAAGGGCGCCTTGCGGCGCCCTTTGTGTGTTTACCCCGGCAAACGGAATGCGTGGCGGTAGCGGGCCCGGCAGCGGCCCAAGCAGTCGAGCATGGTTGGCGATGAAAAATCGATTTCCAGCAACTCGCAGGCCAGCGGATTGATGCGGATCACCCGGTTGTTCGGCGACTCGGGAAGATCGAGCGCCCGGGTCAGTACCTCGGCGATCATCACCACAGCCTGCAAGCGGCTCTCCGGAGCATCGTCATCGTGATGCGTGGCGATTGCCCGCAACACCCCTTCCGGCAGATTCCAATGCTCGGCCAGCAGACAGCCGATCAGGCAATGATCGTAACCGAAGGCAGCCCGCTCATGCTCGATCAGCCGGCCATCGACTGCCGCCTGCTCGGCAACCGCGCGATATGCCTCGGGATCCAGAACATGGAAGCAGAGTTGGCCGATGTCGTGCAGGATGCCAGCGATGTAGGCATCCTCGAGCGACAGATCGTGCAGTGCCGCAAGCTCCTGCGCGACAATGGCAACCGCCAGCGAATGGGCATAGAAAAACGGGGTACTGCCTGCCGCCGCCTGGACAAAACGGTTCATTCCCGCACCAACCACAATCTGGCGTACCCGATTGAGACCGATCAGCGAAGCAGCGGCAAACGGGTCGCTAAGATCAGCCTGCAGACGGAGACGGCGCACATGATTGGCAACCGACAGGATCTGCCCGGCAATTACCGCATCGTTACGCGCCACCCGGGCCAGGGTTTCAATCGAGAGGTCATCATCGCGCAACAATTCGAGCATCTGCTGGACCACGCGGGGAAACGGTGGCAGCGCCGCTGCAAGACGGGGTACTTCA
This genomic window from Dechloromonas sp. ZY10 contains:
- the recJ gene encoding single-stranded-DNA-specific exonuclease RecJ; protein product: MTRLVTRNSPPRTAWQLEQQGVPPLLARLYAARGVSDRSELDYELKSLLPPATLTHATDAAVLLADAIEAEARLLIVGDYDCDGATATAVGMRGLRLLGAEVDFLVPDRFKFGYGLSPEIVDLAAEQSPDMIVTVDNGIASLAGVARAQELGMAVLITDHHLPGDELPTADCIVNPNQPGCDFPSKCIAGVGVMFYVMLALRAELRTRGWFAERPEPNFASLLDLVALGTVADVVKLDRNNRILVSQGLKRMRAGQMQPGIAALFKAAGRDAGRATAFDLGFLLGPRLNAAGRLADMRLGIECLITDDPARALNIAQELDQLNRERREIESGMQEQALILLERLDPDDPAPGIALFDPDWHEGVVGILASRIKEKLHRPVFAFARGEGGIVKGSGRSIPGLHLRDALDLVAKRAPGLLLRFGGHAMAAGATLAEEDFPRFQSLFAEIAGELLAPADLTRTLETDGPLEGGYISLETARLLENQVWGQGFPAPLFLDQFEVEQQRILKDKHLKLRLRKGNTRIDAIQFNYLQQPGAQARIAYRLAINEYQGVESPQLMIEYLE
- a CDS encoding putative bifunctional diguanylate cyclase/phosphodiesterase; translated protein: MKNNIYRWEKQMVAGKLLCRPAFAPRLRRRSAWSRIDSGRVLQVLVDNLEGMVYRSAIDENWTFHFVSDGCRVLTGYTPEELEYSQLTSLEAITHPEDRVKVRQAVCAALEASGRYRVQYRIFHRDGSEKWVLERGTVVADESGEHVLEGFIEEVTEQVMRERQLADAELRYRSIFEDSVIGMFQTSIDGAYLAANRALARLYGYASASDLIAGLSDIARRLYVDPERREEFKRRIVATGRVVDFESEVYRCDGSRIWISENAHIVYDQDGEALYYEGTVEDITERYRARRELEYQATHDPLTGLPNRNLLQDRLHQAVLRARRQGRRGGVAFIDLDNFKFVNDSLGHGAGDRLLVEIAQRLRACLRDTDTVARYGGDEFVLILGDYDGQSDGLQVLQRLKSAIAEPFELEGHELQVDCSIGVSVFPDDGEEMESLLRHADAAVNHAKRLGKGQFQFYTSALNSAARDRLALESALRKAVGNEDLYVVYQPKVNALGRAVGFEALVRWDSEEFGSVSPVRFIPLAEETGLIGQLTWFVLRAACHEAANWRKAGHLDLRVAVNISPRLFRERDLAALVRSVLDEAGLPPQNLELEITEGMLMGDVQRSLAVLHELKAMGVDIAIDDFGTGYSSLAYLKRFPIDILKVDRSFVLECDGDAEATAITRAIVSLAHSLGLRVVAEGVERPSQQAVLNALGCEEFQGYLFARPLPVEALAAYLNAHPGGG
- a CDS encoding nitrate- and nitrite sensing domain-containing protein — its product is MQWMMPGMAALFAALILVYFLVQRRRRWLLAAQSLSANLAACEILLNLIASLQQHRGMSSAWLSGDAGFKRRLEEKARQIDELLPRLRELAQRESLQAHPCLTPNELQLFRFRWEKLRDGLAGHTPEQSIARHSELLERPLSWLAAVGEARVEPLFPDAGLQRLARNYASRLPALSECLGQARAVGAGVAAQGRCSPVARVRLVFLVSRAESLLQSALAGESGSRAESARQAVQRMLLGIREELLSGRVELPPEQYFALATRAIDLVFSWMDGSGESLLHAGQSWLDAHQDVPVLN
- a CDS encoding methyl-accepting chemotaxis protein; amino-acid sequence: MSKESVSHPLTPALLDCLHRQRGQALLIASLAVAGGALAGAARPWAASPEWSLLLTGAILLLLSAALAWRMQRGFERACLAIDQLALALSEGRLSQRINREACLALAPLGERLDGMARSLCGMLLGLARMAQEIHSVAGEGRANASGGDDGVRAQRDVTLSSSATLEQLTVSLGMTSDSAQGAATVAERSGVQAQAAAGRVTTLAGGLQQLAATVDATASGAQRLGERSQEITSIVDLIAEIAGQTNLLALNAAIEAARAGEQGRGFAVVADEVRKLAERTGQATGEIGQRIASVRHEVEVMERAMHATAKEAAESMQAAAEAVAELQAAEGSAGETRILIRDIAAAVREQSEAAHSIARAIEQVARLADDNEHLVHANSELSRYLDELARQLNVVLNDFDYE
- the prfB gene encoding peptide chain release factor 2 (programmed frameshift), producing the protein MEAEQLNAISNQLDDLAQRAAELRRYLDYDHKRERLTLLSKEMEDPKIWDEPKRAQDMGREKKSLEDIVLVLEAVDAGIKDGRELFEMGREENDDDTLHAVEADCAEIEKKIATLEFRRMFNNPADPSNCFLEIQAGAGGTEAQDWASMLLRMYLKFGEKKGFTVEVMEESEGDVAGIKSATVKLSGDYAYGTLRTETGIHRLVRKSPFDSNARRHTSFTSVFVFPEVDESIEIAINPADVRTDTYRASGAGGQHINKTDSAVRLTHIPTGIVVQCQNDRSQHRNRDEAWSMLRARLYEHELRKQQAEQQKLEDAKSDIGWGHQIRSYVLDQSRIKDLRTNYEVGNTQAVLDGDLDAFIEASLKQGV
- a CDS encoding HDOD domain-containing protein, whose product is MLSQADLSLEVPRLAAALPPFPRVVQQMLELLRDDDLSIETLARVARNDAVIAGQILSVANHVRRLRLQADLSDPFAAASLIGLNRVRQIVVGAGMNRFVQAAAGSTPFFYAHSLAVAIVAQELAALHDLSLEDAYIAGILHDIGQLCFHVLDPEAYRAVAEQAAVDGRLIEHERAAFGYDHCLIGCLLAEHWNLPEGVLRAIATHHDDDAPESRLQAVVMIAEVLTRALDLPESPNNRVIRINPLACELLEIDFSSPTMLDCLGRCRARYRHAFRLPG